From Candidatus Methylopumilus planktonicus, a single genomic window includes:
- the tolQ gene encoding protein TolQ, with product MNVVNDLSFLSLITGATIPVQLVMVILLAASGFSWWYIFIKVSVLKSAELAVDEFENTFWTSGDLNKLHDSIHSGRIKNQGLATIFEAGYKEFNRHKTSKSDMSDVIEGVRRAMRATYNRELDFLDAHLPFLASVGSVSPYIGLFGTVWGIMNAFRGLANVAQATLTQVAPGIAEALIATAIGLFAAIPAVIAYNRFATSVDRLSVRYESFMEEFVNILQRKG from the coding sequence ATGAATGTAGTGAATGATTTATCTTTTTTAAGTTTAATTACAGGGGCGACCATTCCTGTTCAGCTTGTCATGGTAATTTTATTGGCTGCTTCTGGTTTTTCTTGGTGGTATATCTTTATTAAAGTCTCTGTATTAAAGAGTGCAGAACTTGCAGTGGATGAATTTGAAAATACATTTTGGACAAGTGGGGATCTTAATAAGCTTCATGACAGCATTCATAGTGGCCGCATCAAGAACCAGGGCTTAGCGACTATTTTTGAAGCAGGCTATAAAGAATTTAATCGTCATAAAACATCAAAAAGTGACATGAGTGATGTGATTGAAGGAGTGCGCCGTGCCATGCGTGCCACATACAATCGTGAGCTCGATTTCTTAGATGCACACTTACCTTTTCTAGCATCAGTGGGATCTGTAAGTCCTTACATTGGTTTATTTGGAACAGTATGGGGCATCATGAATGCCTTTAGAGGATTAGCCAATGTGGCACAAGCGACCTTAACTCAAGTGGCTCCTGGTATTGCAGAGGCATTAATCGCAACCGCCATTGGTCTATTTGCAGCGATTCCAGCGGTTATTGCCTATAACCGTTTTGCAACTTCAGTTGATCGTTTATCAGTGAGATATGAAAGCTTCATGGAAGAGTTCGTTAATATCTTACAAAGAAAAGGATAA